A single region of the Oryzias latipes chromosome 19, ASM223467v1 genome encodes:
- the LOC101165922 gene encoding SRC kinase signaling inhibitor 1 isoform X7, producing the protein MSEPDIPIGFNRMNRLRQSLPLARSSSQAKLRAPGILFLQLGEETRRVHLTHELTSLDTLRALIVHMFPQRLTMAMLRSPSTALLIKDETRNVFYELEDPRDVQDRCVIKIYCKEPIYGTYPGHHNPHLANGDLRREMVYAPQDSPSNRRLSNPPMSSQHSSSSASPPHGSPSRARLLYSSAGRPSSYAGPPHHTHSLPHPHSQSHHSSPHQQPQLHQPHHSPPVFCTSSSAILERRDVKPDDEMGGSRSMMLLRGDDRMGGGIYADPYSLGPDTSRLALAGGPHSPMPARADPYGSLYRRGGGGGGGHGSVRSLTSYSAAAIQGELIESSALYRPGGPLYNDAYAASMLAMGLRVPPPSSPQKIPDMRDSYGATMPARGSPGRQNLRRDSVTSSVFGDSPKARGQGPGLSLTAEQLCLMQGGEGGGAGGFGSPLLGNETETRERMEAMEKQIASLTGLLQRVLSRAPEPESPEKGESASDCSGTEAGRTKKQKVLTPSAPLALMPPPSLGPNQPVPVSRLQMQLHLQGLQQNTNALRKQLSQLRNMQLENQDAVLSLLRQTESELSLMMLDAMRTQEDPLQRQRLLVEEERLKYLNQEELLIQQLHDLEKSVEELQRNSSINHGLVTEQDVEQKSKELRMLGETLTELKNQFPSLQSKMRVVLRVEVEAVKFLKEEPHRLEALLKRCNTMTDTLSSLRRQVTDGVWKSPEDFSSQAQKKGEDLSHSSDLDVLNSPPLSLTDLSTSAGLANWKPFSAVDADVSGPEQDVQSSMTFRNRILDELPARRSADKSVSAEVRLAAERDWEEKRASLTQFSAQDINRLLEETQAELMKAIPDLEFAAKHINKPAVPPKPHITLPITSTTATSSAAGTTGTTATTAATTATTATPTSAPSGDPQPGKVHLAAQKLNSMEGGGSHRGSVDLSAAKYRTEKPSKSPPPPPPRRSFPSAHGLTTNRTGEVIVTTKKNEDESEPPKTLVKLRRTPSDAPRPSSTPPVIAASANQDEDDEERIIAELEIFQRVPVKVCRKAFRSRPKASPPRLLGSFGRKVTEKSAAFAVTAAAVDFCSFWLCSLYCCFFAATSHHLLQRKQKLRQRKRFKVSKQTVGLASMSNIRGKCIKIGVNPLAPLTLLSSSKMN; encoded by the exons ATGTCGGAGCCAGAcattcccattggcttcaaccGGATGAACCGGCTTCGCCAGAGCCTGCCGCTGGCCCGCTCGTCCAGCCAAGCCAAGCTGCGGGCGCCAG GGATCTTGTTCCTCCAGCTTGGGGAGGAGACCCGGCGGGTGCACCTGACCCATGAGCTGACCAGCCTGGACACCCTAAGAGCCCTCATAGTGCACATGTTCCCCCAGAGACTTACCATGGCCATGCTTAG GTCCCCCAGCACGGCTCTACTGATCAAAGATGAGACTCGTAACGTCTTCTACGAGCTGGAGGACCCGCGGGATGTTCAAGACCGCTGTGTCATCAAAATCTACTGCAAAGAGCCTATCTATGGCACATACCCCGGACACCACAACCCACATCTGGCCAATGGAGACCTGCGA AGGGAGATGGTGTACGCCCCTCAGGACTCTCCCTCTAACCGCCGTCTGAGTAACCCCCCCATGTCCTCACAGCACTCGTCCTCGTCTGCCTCACCCCCCCATGGCTCACCCTCCCGCGCCCGCCTTCTCTACAGCAGCGCCGGCAGGCCCTCCTCCTACGCAGGGCCTCCTCATCACACCCACTCCTTGCCTCACCCACACTCCCAGTCTCACCATTCCTCCCCTCACCAGCAGCCCCAGCTCCACCAGCCGCATCACTCCCCCCCggtcttctgcacctcctccagtGCTATTTTGGAGCGCAGGGATGTGAAGCCTGATGACGAGATGGGGGGCTCCAGAAGCATGATGTTGCTGCGAGGAGACGACCGGATGGGAGGTGGGATCTACGCAGATCCCTACTCTTTGGGGCCGGACACAAGTCGGCTGGCTCTGGCTGGAGGCCCTCACTCCCCAATGCCGGCCAGAGCCGACCCCTACGGCTCCTTATACCGTCGTGGGGGAGGTGGGGGAGGCGGTCATGGATCCGTTCGCTCGCTTACTTCCTATTCTGCTGCTGCTATACAGGGGGAACTGATAGAGAGCAGCGCCCTCTACAGGCCAGGAGGACCCCTTTATAATGATGCTTATGCAGCGTCGATGTTGGCCATGGGGCTGCGGGTGCCACCGCCGTCCTCCCCCCAGAAGATACCTGACATGAGGGACTCCTACGGAGCTACCATGCCTGCTCGGGGTTCCCCTGGGAGGCAGAATTTGCGAAGGGACTCTGTGACCTCATCTGTGTTTGGAGACAGCCCCAAAGCCAGAGGCCAGGGTCCTGGGTTGAGTCTTACCGCAGAACAGCTGTGCTTAATGCAggggggggaaggagggggtGCAGGGGGCTTCGGTTCACCACTTCTGGGAAATGAGACAGAGACTCG GGAACGTATGGAGGCCATGGAGAAGCAGATCGCCAGTCTGACCGGGCTGCTGCAGAGAGTTCTGAGCAGAGCGCCTGAACCTGAAAGCCC GGAGAAGGGTGAGTCCGCGAGCGACTGCTCAGGAACTGAGG CTGGACGaactaaaaaacagaaag TTTTGACACCATCTGCCCCCCTGGCCCTGATGCCGCCTCCCTCTCTGGGGCCCAACCAGCCTGTCCCCGTTTCCCGGCTGCAAATGCAGCTCCACCTACAGGGCCTGCAGCAGAACACCAACGCGCTGCGCAAGCAGCTGTCGCAGCTACGCAACATGCAG CTGGAGAACCAGGATGCGGTTCTCTCCCTGCTCAGACAGACCGAGTCGGAGTTGAGCCTCATGATGCTGGACGCTATGCGTACCCAGGAGGACCCCCTCCAGAGACAGCGCCTCctggtggaggaggagagacTCAAGTACCTCAATCAGGAGGAGCTGCTcatccagcagctgca TGATCTGGAGAAGTCTGTGGAAGAGCTGCAGAGGAATTCGTCCATCAACCACGGGCTGGTGACGGAACAGGACGTGGAGcagaaaagcaaagagctgAGGATGCTGGGGGAGACACTCACGGAGCTTAAAA acCAGTTCCCCAGCCTGCAGAGTAAGATGCGGGTGGTGCTGAGGGTGGAGGTGGAGGCTGTTAAGTTTCTGAAAGAGGAGCCTCACCGGCTGGAGGCTCTGCTGAAGCGCTGCAACACCATGACCGACACGCTCAGCTCACTGCGAAG GCAGGTCACTGACGGGGTTTGGAAGAGTCCTGAAGACTTTTCCAGCCAAGCccaaaagaaaggagaagacCTGAGTCACAGCTCAGACCTGGACGTCCTCAACAGTCCTCCGCTCAGTCTCACTGACCTCAGCACCAGCGCCGGCCTAGCTAACTGGAAGCCTTTCTCGGCTGTTGATGCAGATGTTTCAGGCCCGGAGCAGGACGTTCAGTCCTCCATGACCTTTAGAAATCGAATTCTGGATGAGCTGCCAGCCCGGCGTTCTGCTGACAAGTCTGTTTCTGCTGAAGTCCGACTG GCGGCGGAGCGGGACTGGGAAGAGAAGCGAGCCAGTTTGACCCAATTCAGCGCCCAGGACATCAACCGCCTGCTGGAGGAGACCCAGGCCGAGCTGATGAAGGCCATCCCGGACCTCGAGTTCGCAGCCAAGCACATAAACAAGCCAGCAGTGCCCCCCAAGCCCCATATTACCCTCCCCATAACGTCCACCACAGCCACGTCCTCTGCGGCTGGCACCACTGGGACGACAGCCACCACCGCCGCCACCACCGCCACCACCGCCACCCCCACCAGCGCGCCCAGCGGCGACCCACAGCCTGGAAAAGTTCATCTGGCTGCCCAGAAGCTGAACAGTATGGAGGGGGGCGGTTCCCACCGAGGGTCAG TGGATCTCAGCGCAGCCAAGTACAGAACGGAGAAGCCCTCCAAGTCTCCTCCCCCGCCTCCTCCTCGCCGGAGCTTCCCGTCGGCACACGGCCTCACCACCAACCGCACAGGGGAGGTCATCGTCACCACCAAGAAG AACGAAGATGAGAGTGAGCCGCCCAAGACTCTGGTGAAGCTGAGGAGGACCCCGTCCGACGCCCCGCGGCCGTCCTCCACGCCGCCTGTGATCGCGGCGTCTGCCAATCAAGACGAGGACGACGAGGAGAGGATCattgcagagctggag ATATTTCAGAGAGTGCCTGTAAAGGTTTGTAGAAAAGCCTTCCGCTCCCGACCCAAGGCCTCCCCGCCCCGCCTCCTCGGGTCCTTTGGCAGAAAGGTAACTGAAAAATCTGCAGCTTTTGCCGTCACTGCCGCTGCTGTGGACTTCTGCTCCTTTTGGCTTTGCTCTCTTTACTGTTGCTTCTTTGCTGCAACTTCTCATCATTTATTGCAACGTAAACAAAAGCTGAGACAAAGGAAACGCTTCAAAGTAAGTAAACAGACTGTAGGTTTGGCTTCCATGAGCAATATCAGAGGGAAATGTATTAAAATAGGAGTTAACCCTTTAGCACCCTTAACCCTTTTGTCATCATCTAAGATGAATTAA